aaatctatttttcaaattaaaaaaaaaaaaacattacagtgacggtgttgacaaaaacaaagtagcctaataactggaaaaacctattttatgaaaaaaatgcaaaatgaggaggttgcaccggtacattgctgaacagccaagaccttggcctataatgatataccttcagattttgtcatttaacgcaattttttttttttttcaaaattaaaacctgttttatccaaattcccaagaatcagtgatggatttttccaaaatgtaaaagaatCTTCAAAGATCTTGAATTTCTTGAGTTCTAGCCAAGGACAGTGTGGACTGAATACACACTGCACTGATGTGTGCTCCAGACTgtgtgcagtggtgtgtgttgtgtgtgtgtgcagtggtgtgtgttgtgtgtgtgtgtgtgctgtgttgtgctgctgtctgtcgctgcagcacagcagagtGATTCTGACTTGAaaagtaaatgttttaatgtcctgaaacagaataaaaacgAGTCTCAGTAAAACCCTGCAGACGGGTTCCGCTGATTAAGCCTCATTAATCTCATAACCTTTGACCTGATGATTCTGCTGAGCTCTCAGGCTTATTGTGATGGAGCGATGGCCTACATCTGAAAATGCTCTGCTGCAGGTTTTTGGAACTGGAGGTCAGAATCTCTTCCCTTTGCATCAAACTGAACTGGAATCAGAGAGAATTCATGTGGAGCTGATGCAGATCTCTGACCGTCTGCCTGGTGGATTAAAGCTCACAGAAAACTGGACAGACGAATTACGAGAGGTTTTTTTTGGTTCCTAAACttgattaatttgttttgctgtacTGAGGTGGTTTTTGGCGTGGCGCCGGCTGGGTTTGGGTTCTGTCCTCAGCCGCTCTCCTGCACAGGCACAGCTTGTCTGCTGCTAATGCTGCTGCTAATTCAGGAGGCTGGAGGCCCGCCTGGTTGTCATGCTGCCAAAAAGTTGCAGGTCTGATGCCCCGTAACCCCGGCCGTCTGCCCTGCCAATGTGTCCATAAGCAAAGAGGTGAAACGCCACCGGCAGCCAGGACGCTGACCTCTGCCCTCCCTGAGGAGGCAGTGAGAGCCCCGAATGATATTTTTACTCAAAACAGCATCTCAGAGAAATTCAGCCAGTCCAAACAGATGTTATCCCTTATCCCTGTGCTACAGGGTACAGTGGCGCCCCCAAGAGGATTAAAGCTGAACTTCAAACAGTGTGGCTGGTGACTCGCTTGGGCTCTTCCCAGTTACAGGAACTGAATCGGCCGCCGGCAGAAAACAGGGCCAGACGAGCACGTCAGGTCTTGCAAAGCAACAGGCCGAGGGGTTTGAACAATTATTAGATGCTCGTTAGGAGCTCAGATGCTTAAGATTTACCAAGTTTTCTAGTTTTCAGTAGACTTGAGCGTGGTTTGTCTGGAGATCTCTACCACAACAGAGATAAGTCCTTCACCTTCACTTCATGTCATCTGCATTTTCAGTGAACACGTATGTGTCGCAGTGTGTGACCGCAGAGATCTGACAGTCCGCTCAAATCTGCCTGAATTCAAGAGGATCCAACAGAATCCAGCAAGATCTGCCAGAATGTTGAATAATCTACTTGAATCCAGTTGGATCCACTAAAAGCCGTCAGAAACCATAAAACACTACCATTATACACTAGAATCCAGTGTGAGCCACTAGAATTGGGTAGAGTCTACTTAAAATCCATTGGAAACGGTTAGAATCTACACAAACCTACTAGAATTCAATAGGATCTGCAACTAGATTCTACTCAAAATTCACAAGAAATCAAGAAGATCCACTGGAATCCAGCCCAGTAAGGTCTGGTGGACTTCAGTAGGATCCACTAGAATCCAACAGGATCCACTACCACCCGCCCACTCACTCCCTGACGTCGCTGCTGGTCATGTCCAGGTATCGGTTGCTGATCCACTGGACGTGGAACCAGTCACGGTAGCCGGCGTTCCCGCAGCACTGGAACTGCATCTGCAGCAGATCCACGGTTCTCTTGAGGAAGCAGCGGCCCGGCGTGTCCGTGTCTTTGTAGTACCGCATGGCGTTACGTAAACCCAGGAACAGCGACTCCTCCAGCTGGTTGCGAATGCTGTAGCACATGAGCGCCCCCACCAGGACACAGAAGGTGAAGAAGAAGGTGCAGACGATGTACGGCAGCAGGACCAGCTTCCAGCGCAGAAACTTGCTGGTGTCTGTGCATTCGTAGCAGATCTTCCCACCCAGGAAATTGATGCAGCAAGCAACCAGGCCTGTGGTGATCAGCATGTGAGGCACGTAGAGGATTTCCTGGtctgacatcacttcctgtcgcttctggaTCTCCACCCTGAGGAACAAGCCCAGGCTGAAGAGGATGACCCCAGTTAAAACAGAGATCCAGttgagcagccacagcagctgggCGAGTTTTTCCCTCTCCGCCTTGGTGAACGTCACCTTGCCAACCGCCATGTCGGTCTGCAGTCCTTTAGCCTGGGTGCTGTGGCCGGGCAGAGCCCTGGCATCCAGTCCACCAGTCCCACAGGAAGCACAGCAACCCAAGAGAGGGGTCCCACAATCCAGAGTGGGGTCCAGCTATGCAGGGTGAGGGGTCAGGGTGGGCCTCCCTccaggagagaagaagaagtgggGAAGGAGAAAGCCAGTCGCTGCTATCTACGGGCCTTCATAAGGAGCTTAGCGAGGTATTTTAGATATTCCTGGCTGCCATCTGAAACCTCGCTGAGGATCTGAGGACAGCAGGGGGGAAACAAGGTCAAAGTCTAATCAAACTGGTGCTGATAGGACAACACTGATAGGACAACACTATCtgtgaaacacagcagaaaagcaCTGACATGTGGAACAAACATCTGGTAACATGATACATGTACAGGCAGGGTGgacaaatgaaagcaaaattaTTTAACACCTCAGGTAATTCTGAAATTTCCCACTCCTGTCGAGCCAACatcaattttttaaaacttttttaatACCGGCTGTGTCAGCTCAGGGCCAGTAAAGCTGCTTTGACGGCTCTGGTGGAGGAATCTTGTTGAATTTTCAAACTGAGCAGATTCAAGTTGAGATCTGCTGACCAAAACCATTTGAGCACGTGGCttaaatgattataataaatcCTTCAGCAAATTTAATTCACTGTGGATGGAGGAACTGTAATCCCAGAGGAGACCAAACCACAGATCAGTTCAAATGGTGGTTTGCCCCCGTCTGTGTACCTGAGTGACCTCAGCCTGGCACAAAGAAATCACAGACTCAGAAGGCCAAGCATCACCCGGAGCTCTGCTTTCACCTGTCCCCCGTCTGCGGGTCAGAGGTCCCTGTCTGCCGTAATGTTTGGAGAATTTGCCAAATGGAAGAAACTGGCATGttgttaaaaagtaaaataaaagacagactGCGAGCTGTGCGTTGTAAATCACCGTCCTGCACTGAGACTAACACAAATGTTTAAGAGGATAAGCCGAGGACGTCCACGTCCACCTGCGGCTCCACCTCAGAGACTCctgaagacagcacacacactcttacctTGTTGGACTCCACCTGACCGCCTGTCCGTCCTCCATCTTCTGGCCTCCAGTCTTCCTCAGCAGTCTTCGCTCAGGAAAGGCAGTTTGGCCTCAGACATGGAGCCGTAAAGCAGAATgggcagcagagcagaggaggctgcACTCGCTCCTGCGGCTCTAATCTCCTTATTCCTAATCAGCCCGCTAAGCTGAGAAATCTCCTGTTACTCACCAGCTGGACCCTCAGCAGGAAGCTGCTGTGCCTCTCATTTATCCACAGAGAGTCTTCTCTGAGGTCAGCGCTCCATGAAGTCCAGCTCCAACACACAGGCAtgaaggaggtcagaggtcacgcaGCAGACAGGTGAAGGGAAGGAACCGGCTGGGACTCCGCAGTGACTTCACTCTGTAAAGCTGCACTTCCTGTTCGCTGCTGGCCCACAATGCAGTGCAGGGCGGAGAGGGAGGAGCTCTGGTAGGCGGAGCCTCTCTGGGTCTCCGGGGGCAACAGGAACAACTTCATCAAAACCAAGAATAAACTAAAACATCTGTACAGACTCACGTTTTTACTTTTGTTGAAGCTGGAAGGCGGCAGAGGATGTCCAGAcgcaggtcacatgacacagGTCACATGACACAGGTCACATGACACAGGTCACATGACACAGGTCACATGACATGTTGCATCATCTCCAGGTGCTGTTTCGTGTCTGGATGTGGTGATGTTTgctctcaaaaacatgaaaatcagagtgtgtgctgtgatgtgctggCGTCTGCACCAGACCTTGATATTTCCTCAGCTGGAGAGCCGTGTGCTGCTGCATGACTGGGCTTCATGCTCGGTgggaaaaacagcatcagaaGGAGAAAAGCAGCGTCTCAGGCAAAGCCCCGAGCCCTGTTACCGTCTCACACGTTCACATCTAAATGACTGTATGATAACCAGCGATAACTCTGCTGATGTGCTGCGTGGAGGCTGACGCATCACAGTTTGCTGCAGCAGTCATCAAACTGTAATgtcaacagttttatttttattttaactttaatgtcaacatttttatgCCAAACAGCCCCAGGAGCCCCTGTCGCCCCCCTCAGGGCGGGGAGGCCACGGGGCGGCCCCGTCAGGTTTGAGGCTTGCAGCACATCAGCAGCTTGTGTTAACATGGAGGCAGCGCTTAAAGtcacagttcacccaaaaacaaCGTGGGATCTACGGCTTCATTTCAacgtgtatatattttttgttcctgtttttttattttttttgttcttttttttgtttttgtttcaaacGTTCACGTCAGCGCCAACGTGCGGGTAAACATATTTCTACTTCAGTTCAGTTAACACTCGTTTGTTATCAGCAGCAATCTGTCAGCTGGATCAgccaaaacaaataataatgataataaaatgaagaggaaaaataaaaagagagaaagttcCACAGGTTCGTCTCAGCAGTTTGACATGCAGGCCTCAGCCACCAACGGCAGAACCCTCTGCAGAACCCAGGAGGTTCTAGCCCAGACGGTCCACCAGCAGCCGAGCGGAGTCCCCCACACCTGCACAGGCAGCAAGGATGAAGacaacatcagcatcatcatcatcatcagcatcatcatcatcatcatcaccatcatcatcatcaccatcatcatcatcatcatcatcaccatcatcatcatcatcatcatcatcatcatcatcatcatcaccatcatcatcatcatcatcattccaGCACAGGCCAGTGAACACGAGCACGCCGCCTCCATTACTGTTCAGTGGAAAATAGATAGAAATGAGGTGTATATTCCATATTGTGTTAAtgatttcctctgtgtgtcatCATTGAACAGGCTCTGAAAAAACGTCTCAAACTCCggtggaaaacatgttttagcTGTAACTCTGCTGCTGAAATAAAAACTGCAGACAGAGCTTGTTCAATAACTGATGGTTAATGTTCCTGTTTCTTCTAATAACTGATTTGTCGCTGATCAAAAAGTCATGTGTGATCAGGTGTGACCTTTCTTACCTGTGACTGACGAGGCCCTGCGCCTCCTCAGGGATTAAATCTGAAATGGTTAAATTAAatgtgtgaagattttttttcctcacacactttttcagtTAAATCTTTCTGTCCAATCACAACAATCCTTAGTAGCAGTGAGATGAAAGCAGTTCATATGAAGTGaggcaaatgttttattattgtttttcatttttaatagttGTAGTTGCGGTGTTTCTCCAGCAGGGGGCTCCCTACACACAGGAAGTCAGCTGTTCCTCCCCACCAGCAAGCCGTCTGATTGGTGGAGAGCCAACCTGGAGGtcccactgctgctgcagatcTCTGAGTCACAGTTTaacctttaacacacacacacacacacacacacacacacacacacacacacacacacacacacacacacacacacagagctgtcagtgtgtgtgtggacgtccTCAGGTCGCCTCACAGAAACTTGGAAAAGGTTTGCAGGTGTCCTGAgcgcagaggtgtgtgtgtgtgtgtgtgtgtgtgtgtgtgtgtgtgtgtgtgcgtgtgtgtgttgcggctgCAGAGGTGCATTGTGGGAGGTGTGTGGCGCTcgctcctgtgtttgtgttgagctGCGGAGGAAAAGTTTGTCTGAAAGTTTGGAACGAGCCGCTGCTGCTACTCCAGTCCAGCTGGTGAGTTTAGAGACGAAATGtgcttcaaacacacacacacacacacacacacacacacacacacacacacacactaaccctcTGAGGCCACATggaagcagtttttttttttccctctaaaacaacaactttgctctgatcagagcagcttcaggtTTTTAATGCTTCATAAAAACGTGTATATTTTGAATTCTtatgttttaatcattttaaactCTTAATATTTTAAACGTATGCATTATTACTATAGACAGAGAtacatctgtctgtctacacATATACAGGGACCAGGCCTCCACAGAGTTACATGTAAAAGtcatgttaaattaaattaaattaaatgtaaaactgtCTTTGTTTTGGCTCGTTGTGCTGCCTCATGCATATTaatatatctctctctctgtctctctctctctctctctctctctctctctctctctctgtctctctctcagtcatgtTATCCTTGGCCGCCCGCTTGCTGTGTCTCAGGGTCTCTGGTTGCTGTGGAGGGAGTCGCTCCATGGCAACCGTTGTCTCTGGCAACAAGACGTCCAAGTGAGTGGAGGCTTCTCAGGAAGTCAGAGGAACAGGAGTTAACCCTTCAAACCCTGAACAGAGTCCAGGAGCAAAACCTCCTCCTGCATAAGGCCTCCTgtggtcctcctggtggtcctcctggtggtcctcctggtggtcctcctggtggtcctcctggtggtcctgtggtcctcctggtggtcctcctggtggtccCCCTGGTGGTCCTgtggtcctcctggtggtcctcctggtggtcctgtggtcctcctggtggtccccctggtggtcctcctggtggtcctcctggtggtcctgtggtcctcctggtggtccccctggtggtcctcctggtggtcctcctggtggtccccctggtggtcctcctggtggtcctcctggtggtcctcctggtggtcctgtggtcctcctggtggtccccctggtggtcctcctggtggtcctcctggtggtccTGTGGGCCTCCTGGTGGTCCCCCtggtggtcctcctggtggtcctcctggtggGCCTCCTGGTGGGCCTCCTGGTGGTCCCCCtggtggtcctcctggtggtcctcctggtggGCCTCCTGGTGGTCCCCCTGGTGGGCCTCCTGGTGGTCCTGTGGTCCCCCtggtggtcctcctggtggtcctgtggtcctcctggtggtccccctggtggtcctcctggtggtccccctggtggtcctcctggtggtcctgtggtcctcctggtggtcctcctggtggtccccctggtggtcctcctggtggtccccctggtggtcctcctggtggtcctgtggtcctcctggtggtcctcctggtggtccCCCTGGTGGTCCCCCTGGTGGTCCCACtggtggtcctcctggtggtccCCCTGGTGGGCCTCCtggtggtcctcctggtggtcctcctggtggtcctcctggtggtcctgtggtcctcctggtggtcctgtggtcctcctggtggtcctcctggtggtccTGTGGGCCTCCTGGTGGTCCTGTGGTCCCCCtggtggtcctcctggtggtcctgtggtcctcctggtggtcctcctggtggtcctcctggtggtccccctggtggtcctcctggtggtcctgtagtcctcctggtggtcctcctggtggtccTCCTCCTGGTGGTCCCCCtggtggtcctcctggtggtccccctggtggtcctcctggtggtcctcctggtggtcctgtggtcctcctggtggtcctcctggtggtccTGTGGGCCTCCTGGTGGTCCTGTGGTCCCCCtggtggtcctcctggtggtcctgtggtcctcctggtggtcctcctggtggtcctcctggtggtcctcctggtggtcctgtggtcctcctggtggtcctcctggtggtccTCCTCCTGGTGGTCCCCCtggtggtcctcctggtggtcctcctggtgggcctcctggtggtcctcctggtggtccCCCTGGTGGTCCTCCTGGCTGCTGGCTGAGGCTGCTCAGTTGATAAAACATGAGCAGCAGATCAGACAAAATGAAGATCAGGCCGGGAAGCTCCTCAGACGAGTCAGATCTAATTTATTAAACGTCCAGAAATGAATTCCTTAAGACTTTCACTGTGTTCAAGCAGAGGAAAGGACATGGGAGCTTCTCTGTTTGCAGGACGgcagcagagccacagcagcCCCTCCCCACTCCCCACTCCCCTCCCCCGTCTCCCGGGCAACGGGCAGCGGGCGGGACGGGGGACaggtggaggtcagaggtcaggtggAGGCCaggtggaggtcagaggtcagaggtcagaggtcaggtggAGGCCAGGTGGAGGTCAGGTGGAGGCCAGGTGGAGGCCTgggtggaggtcagaggtcagaggtcaggtgaaggtgaaggtgtgctgtgtgtcctcaggcTGGTGCGTGAGCGGCTGCAGGGCGACGTGCTCAGGATGCAGGTCCAGGCTCCAGGCTTCAGACCGGGCCTGGTGGTGCTGCaggtgagagcacacacacacacacacacacacacacacaagaaaccTAGGGCAAAATGTCCATAAAACTCTATTTATTATgtttaataattattttgttaaagaaatcaggtgaaatatgaaaaacaaacaagaagtttgagaaggaaataaaaacacataaagagATTCTACTCAGACTCTGAGGAGGGTTAAACGATCAGGGGCCAGAACCACCTGAGACAGGAACACGAGGAGGGCCagacaggtgggacaggtgggacaggtgggacaggtgggacaggtggGATGGGCAGGACAGGTGGGACAGGCgggacaggtgggacaggtggGATGGGCAGGACAGGTGGGACAGGCGGGACAGGTGGGACGGGCAGGACGGGCAGGACAGGTGGGAAAGACGGGACGGGCaggacaggtgggacaggtgggacaggtggGACAAGTGGGACAAGTGGGACGGGCAGGACAGGTGGGATAGGCGGGACAGGTGGGATGGGCAGGACAGGTGGGACAGACGGGACGGGCAGGACAGGTGGGAAAGACGGGACGGGCaggacaggtgggacaggtgggacaggtggGATGGGCAGGACAGGTGGGACAGACGGGACGGGCAGGGCAGGTGGGAAAGACGGGACGGGCaggacaggtgggacaggtctgacaggtgggacaggtggGACAAGTGGGACGGGCAGGACAGGTGGGATAGGCGGGACAGGTGGGACGGGCAGGACAGGTGGGACGGGCAGGACAGGTGGGAAAGACGGGACGGGCaggacaggtgggacaggtgTGTGCCGTCCTGGTTGTCACCAAACTCACTGAGGAACCTCCTGGCAGCTGCACCGTCCACTGATGCTGTTTAGGTCAGGAGCTCCAGAGCACCTGTcacctgtgacatcactgtagctgctgtgtgtgtgtgtgtgtgtgtgtgtgtgtgtgtgtgtgtgtgagtgtgtgtgtgtgcaacaacGTTAGCTCATGAGGTTGCAGTGTGATGTCATGATTCTGAAAGGCTGTGGGCCAATCAGAGTCCAGAGTAACGTGTTACCTGTCCTCCAGGTGGGAGACAGAGACGACTCCAACCTGTACATCAGCAGCAAGatgagagctgctgctgaggtgaggagcacacacacacacacacacacacacacacatctatacacacacacacacacacacacacacacacacacacacacacatctacacacacacacacacacacacacatctacacacacacacacacacacacacacacacacacacacacacacacacacatctatacacacacacacacacacacacacacacacacacacacacacacaaatctacacacacacacacacacacacacacacacactcacacacacacacacacacacacacacacacacacacacacacatctatacacacacacacacacacacacacacacacacatctatacacacacacacacacacacacacacacacacacacacacacacacacatcaaccacGGAGGTCCTGCAGCTAAACACAACTctctcctgtgttctgtgttctgtgttctgtgttctcctgtgttctcctgtgttctcctgtgttctcctgtgttctgtgttctgtgttctcctgtgttctgtgttctcctgtgttctcctgtgttctcctgtgttctgtgttctgtgttctcctgtgttctcctgtgttctgtgttctgtgttctcctgtgttctcctgtgttctgtgttctgtgttctcctgtgttctgtgttctcctgtgttctcctgtgttctgtgttctcctgtgttctgtgttctcctgtgttctgtgttctgtgttctcctgtattctcctgtgttctcctgtgttctgtgttctcctgtgttctcctgtgttctgtgttctgtgttctcctgtgttctcctgtgttctgtgttctgctgtgttctcctgtgttctgtgttctcctgtgttctcctgtgttctcctgtgttctcctgtgttctgtgttctctgtgttctcctgtgttctgtgttctgtgttctcctgtgttctcctgtgttctgtgttctgtgttctcctgtgttctactgtgttctgtgttctgtgttctcctgtgttctcctgtgttctgtgttctcctgtgttctgtgttctcctgtgttctcctgtgttctgtgttctgtgttctcctgtgttctcctgtgttctgtgttctcctgtgttctcctgtgttctgtgttctcctgtgttctgtgttctcctgtgttctcctgtgttctgtgttctcctgtgttctgtgttctgtgttctcctgtgttctcctgtgttctgtgttctcctgtgttctgctgtgttctcctgtgttctgtgttctcctgtgttctcctgtgttctgtgttctcctgtgttctgtgttcccctgtgttctgtgttctcctgtgttctcctgtgttctgtgttctcctgtgttctgtgttctgctgtgttctcctgtgttttg
The genomic region above belongs to Myripristis murdjan chromosome 24, fMyrMur1.1, whole genome shotgun sequence and contains:
- the LOC115355823 gene encoding photoreceptor outer segment membrane glycoprotein 2-like, which produces MAVGKVTFTKAEREKLAQLLWLLNWISVLTGVILFSLGLFLRVEIQKRQEVMSDQEILYVPHMLITTGLVACCINFLGGKICYECTDTSKFLRWKLVLLPYIVCTFFFTFCVLVGALMCYSIRNQLEESLFLGLRNAMRYYKDTDTPGRCFLKRTVDLLQMQFQCCGNAGYRDWFHVQWISNRYLDMTSSDVRDRLRSNVEGKYLMDGVPFSCCSTLSPRPCIQQQVTNNSAHYNYRHQTEQLNLWRRGCRQALLDHYTSIMRSIGLIVLLIWLFELLVLTGVRYLQTAMENVLRLGNPDCESDGWILENSLAETARSNFNIIKNLGKCYQVDDDPNINVPTAGQQEVPSRPAQIPVAD